The following proteins are co-located in the Castor canadensis chromosome 5, mCasCan1.hap1v2, whole genome shotgun sequence genome:
- the LOC109687565 gene encoding LOW QUALITY PROTEIN: thyroid receptor-interacting protein 11-like (The sequence of the model RefSeq protein was modified relative to this genomic sequence to represent the inferred CDS: inserted 3 bases in 2 codons; deleted 1 base in 1 codon; substituted 6 bases at 6 genomic stop codons): MSSWIWGLSSGLGQSLGQVPGALVSVTGHFSNVVRETLRGKEAIGDFPDSGRKESQSAHALLRSENERLKILCTDLQEKHEAAELQMKQQSASYRAQLEQKEAEISRLTASQTALQNQTLKLKLVCCRNGTESMTDQENKTQTQVVGGKGGLLASQHLDISKMAQPPSSGWLRFYTEKSSSKQAGSAEADLAVSCSRLQKAVAARACKQGGHPFAIERSHQLMNPSYPVFVWDLPGDGSQIQVLHKIYQGGLGLFLTHGTHHQKPELTQGQQGRLQDGFDVHSGAGSVTAATVLSSSGYERCHQVLSFHEDDMDFGDKISSQQKLQRLSNEVLRLEFEVGHWRHIAQEERAHSSEQKEICRLQAIIKHLKLKQSQEIDDHQHAMSVLQNARQYKLIEISCKHEEDLQDYEERIEELENLLQQGDSGLNMTDHSKINDMQETIQVLXTEKVESTKKLRELENTIKSINKKLTSAENELDTLKRELEQLNEEQRQTIEQCESLKQECSKRQPSAVEQSNSVAEKERILQNSSEEEVFRPQQALSDAENEIMRLRCLNQDNSLAEENLKLKTLVQLLEKEKSILSQEKEELQLSFSKLRNEYEVSQSTATRNLNLDFELHDLRFNLQAKEQELNQSINGKEILKAELEDLSVXNQEATKLVISLKDQLSKWQNEENSVIRKLKQDLHDEKXRVYQLEDDKMKIAKELDVQKEKLMHSELALNDLHLAKQKLEGKVGDLEDQLSKSQKNNLNIQREKLEIKKHIRQNEEDLSRVRNELTKFLNRDSNSNFKGDLFQDRKDEFRTSKQNLSEIEXLNENLKKAAFDLQMENEKLVLAGEDIRQQLEESIADNKQSSLEKCTVAETLEKEKEQIETELCLAEKRLLEETNKCKQTVEELSNACNLNTSALHLENEHLIKLVQETDFEIVGLKKNIEQMDTHNKKTKDILSSTLEEQKQFAHLINEKEIFIEKFKEKSSKLEEELDKCSQALRKKEILRKTILEKNRSFGSVKEGSNLLQKELEQLREQQSQTGPGAEPKTLNRTTGVESEVSQLNIIKDHLEEEIKHHQKIIEDQNQSWMQLLQSLQEQKKEMDEFKYQHEQMNIIHTQIFLEKDEEIKSLQKTIEQIKTQLNEEKQDIXTKNSDIFQKTKVQSLNIENGSERLDVPEAKIERLVKGLREQELEIKLLSEKNISLSKQIDNLANDEVGKLTEIIQQKDMEIQTLHARISSASYTQDVTHLQEQLQTYAREREQVLAVLEEKTRENSHLKTEYHKIMDIVAAKEAALVKLQNDNXKFSTRFESDGQVMFRETLQNLSLIIREKDIEIDALSQKSQTLLEVFQASSPSNDVGGVTNNQFEELLQEHVKLKQQVKEMEEWKEKVITTVQNTQNESTQLLEDLYQLQAQVLVDSDNNSKLQEDYAGLIPSYEQNENQLKNLGQELAXVQHSIGQFYSANNLLLGKLDTMSPQLSSGSPFTSQAAKSLRASVPAGLSEFAPFLQEEVEKLRKLLQEKDATIRTLQENNNILSDSIAASSELERKVHEQTDSEIKQLKQKRDVLQNLLKEKDLLIKAKSDQLLSTDENFTNKVNENELLKQAVTNMKERMLILXTDISKLKVKNEKLIETSREKELQETSTKLSLMLREKELEYHSMKEKAVAFEQLLKEKEQGEAGELNQLLNTVKSMQEKTITFQQERDQVMLALKQKQMENSALQNEVQHLHNKETWLKQELNRLCNHLSEREESHTQELLAMEDREAKLRNKVMSLEEKLVLSSNAMENANHRVSVHAESLQEQLHIVSKQRDQTAAQLTVAQDQIKQYALSIINLQVDLERYQQETKAMYSAELEKQVIAEWKKKVENLEEKVSLLQEHLDEANAALESAARLTEQLELKEEQIEELKKQSELRQEMLDDTQKKLMNLVNTTEGKVDKVLMRNLLIGHFRTPVNKRHEVLWLMGSTLGMKKEEMEQLFNEDEGGVAGWMTNWLGREPKSVPNTPLTPNQQCVLNSSFSELFVKFLKAESHPSIPAAKCSINDIKSLGSGERKLNTNATTSFKGTSEPRAGRKADVNPFLAPCSAAVPLTNPAGLGHGEPGHLLLKPISDVLPMFIPLPVPPDNSTCIVLKAIGD; this comes from the exons ATGTCGTCATGGATTTGGGGCCTGAGCTCCGGCTTGGGCCAGTCTCTGGGTCAAGTCCCCGGCGCCCTGGTTTCAGTTACTGGACACTTTTCCAACGTGGTCAGGGAGACGCTGAGGGGGAAGGAGGCAATAGGAGATTTTCCCGACAGTGGGAGAAAGGAATCGCAGTCTGCTCATGCCCTCTTAAGATCTGAGAATGAGCGGCTGAAAATCCTTTGCACCGATCTACAAGAAAAACATGAAGCAGCAGAGCTTCAAATGAAGCAGCAATCTGCAAGTTACCGAGCTCAACTAGAGcagaaggaggcagaaatcagccGTCTGACAGCAAGCCAGACTGCGCTCCAGAATCAGACACTGAAACTGAAGTTGGTATGTTGCAGGAATGGTACAGAAAGTATGACTGACCAGgagaataagactcaaacccaggtggttggaggaaagggaGGTTTGTTAGCAAgccagcacctggatatctccaaaatggcGCAGCCCCCGAGCTCAGGGTGGTTGAGgttttatactgagaaaagcagcagcaagcaagcagggagtgcagaagcagacttggcAGTTAGCTGTTCAAGGTTACA GAAGGCTGTGGCTGCGAGAGCTTGCAAGCAGGGAGGCCATCCCTTTGCCATTGAAAGAAGCCATCAGCTGATG AACCCTTCATACCCCGTCTTTGTCTGGGATCTCCCAGGGGATGGCAGCCAGATCCAGGTCCTACACAAAATCTACCAGGGCGGCCTTGGCCTTTTCTTGACTCATGGCACTCACCACCAGAAGCCTGAATTGACCCAGGGGCAGCAAGGTCGGCTGCAGGATGGCTTTGAT GTACATTCAGGAGCTGGCAGTGTGACAGCAGCCACTGTATTATCTTCATCAGGTTATGAACGCTGTCATCAGGTTTTATCCTTCCATGAAGATGACATGGACTTTGGTGACAAAATTTCATCACAACAAAAACTACAGAGATTGTCCAATGAAGTTTTAAGACTAGAATTTGAAGTTGGCCATTGGAGGCATATTGCTCAGGAAGAAAGAGCACACAGCTCTGAGCAAAAGGAAATCTGCAGACTGCAAGCTATTATTAAACACCTTAAACTAAAACAAAGTCAGGAAATTGATGACCATCAGCATGCAATGTCAGTCTTACAGAATGCCCGTCAATATAAATTGATAGAGATAAGTTGTAAACATGAAGAGGACTTACAAGACTATGAAGAACGAATTGAAGAACTCGAAAATCTTTTGCAGCAAGGTGACTCAGGACTTAACATGACTGATCACTCTAAAATCAATGATATGCAAGAAACTATTCAGGTTCTATGAACTGAAAAAGTAGAATCTACA AAAAAACTCAGAGAACTGGAGAATAcaataaaaagcataaataaaaaattaacttctGCAGAAAATGAGCTAGATACCTTGAAGAGAGAACTGGAACAGTTAAATGAGGAACAGAGACAAACAATTGAACAGTGTGAAAGCTTGAAACAGGAATGTAGTAAACGACAGCCTTCTGCTGTGGAGCAGAGCAATTCTGTGGCAGAAAAGGAGAGAATTCTACAGAATTCTTCAGAGGAAGAAGTATTCAGACCACAACAAGCTCTGTCTGatgctgaaaatgaaatcatgagACTACGTTGTTTAAACCAGGATAACAGTCTTGCTGAAGAAAACCTGAAACTTAAAACACTTGTTCAACTTTTAGAAAAAGAGAAGTCAATATTgagtcaagaaaaagaagaacttcAGCTATCATTCTCAAAACTGAGAAATGAATATGAAGTAAGTCAAAGCACAGCTACAAGAAACCTGAATTTGGATTTTGAATTGCATGACTTAAGATTTAACTTGCAGGCAAAGGAACAAGAACTGAATCAGAGTATTAATGGTAAGGAAATACTGAAAGCTGAGTTGGAAGACCTGAGCGTGTAAAACCAAGAAGCTACAAAGCTTGTGATTTCATTAAAAGATCAGCTATCAAAATGGCAAAATGAAGAGAATAGTGTTATCAGGAAACTGAAGCAAGATCTACATGATGAAAA AAGAGTTTATCAACTTGaggatgataaaatgaaaatcgCAAAAGAGTTAGAtgtgcaaaaagaaaagttaatgcACAGTGAACTGGCCCTAAATGATTTGCATTTAGCCAAGCAAAAGCTTGAAGGTAAAGTAGGAGATTTAGAAGATCAGCTGAGTAAATcacagaaaaataacttaaacatCCAGAGGGAGAAACTTGAAATTAAGAAACACATTAGACAAAATGAAGAGGACCTATCCAGAGTCAGAAATGAGTTAACTAAGTTCCTTAATCGAGACTCCAACAGTAATTTTAAGGGTGACTTATTTCAAGACAGGAAAGATGAATTTAGAACCTCAAAGCAAAATCTTTCAGAAATAGAATAGctcaatgaaaatttaaagaaagctGCTTTTGATCTCCAAATGGAAAATGAGAAGTTAGTTTTAGCAGGTGAGGATATAAGACAACAGTTGGAAGAATCTATTGCTGATAACAAACAGAGTTCTCTGGAAAAATGCACTGTTGCAGAGactctggaaaaggaaaaagaacaaatagaaacaGAATTGTGTCTGGCTGAAAAGAGGCTTTTGGAAGAAACAAACAAGTGTAAGCAGACTGTTGAGGAACTATCAAATGCATGTAATCTGAATACCTCTGCCTTACACCTGGAAAATGAGCATTTAATTAAACTCGTTCAAGAGACAGACTTCGAAATAGTGGGACTCAAAAAGAATATTGAGCAAATGGATACCCATAATAAAAAAACTAAGGATATTCTGTCATCTACTTTAGAAGAGCAGAAACAATTTGCCCAccttataaatgaaaaagaaatctttattgaaaagtttaaagaaaaaagttcaaaacTGGAAGAAGAATTAGATAAATGTTCTCAGGccttaagaaaaaaggaaattttaaggaAGACCATACTGGAAAAGAACAGAAGCTTTGGATCTGTGAAAGAAGGAAGCAATCTTCTACAAAAAGAACTGGAACAACTCCGGGAACAGCAGAGTCAAACAGGACCTGGGGCTGAGCCTAAAACCCTCAATAGAACCACAGGAGTAGAATCTGAGGTGTCTCAACTGAATATAATCAAGGATCATCTGGAGGAGGAAATTAAACATCATCAAAAGATAATTGAAGATCAAAATCAGAGTTGGATGCAACTGCTTCAGTCTTTACAGGAGCAGAAGAAGGAAATGGACGAGTTTAAATATCAGCATGAACAAATGAACATTATACATACCCAGATCTTTTTAGagaaagatgaggaaattaagagtTTACAAAAAACAATTGAACAAATAAAAACCCAgttgaatgaagaaaaacaggacaTTTGAACAAaaaattctgatatttttcaaaaaacgAAAGTTCAAAGCCTTAATATAGAAAATGGAAGTGAAAGACTTGATGTACCTGAAGCCAAAATTGAAAGGCTAGTGAAAGGACTAAGAGAACAAGAGTTAGAGATTAAACTTTTAAGTGAAAAGAATATATCTCTAAGTAAACAAATTGATAATCTGGCCAACGATGAGGTCGGTAAACTAACTGAGATTATCCAGCAGAAAGACATGGAGATACAAACTCTTCATGCAAGAATTTCTTCTGCTTCCTACACCCAAGATGTCACTCACCTCCAAGAGCAACTGCAGACCTATGCTAGAGAAAGAGAGCAAGTACTAGCTGTTTTGGAGGAGAAGACAAGGGAAAATAGCCACTTGAAAACAGAATATCACAAAATAATGGATATAGTGGCTGCCAAAGAAGCAGCACTCGTTAAGCtgcaaaatgaca aaaaatttTCCACTAGATTTGAAAGTGATGGTCAAGTTATGTTTAGAGAAACTCTTCAGAATTTATCACTTATCATTCGAGAAAAAGACATCGAGATAGATGCACTAAGTCAGAAAAGTCAAACTTTGTTGGAAGTGTTTCAAGCTTCCAGCCCCAGTAATGATGTTGGAGGTGTTACTAATAATCAGTTTGAGGAGCTGCTACAGGAACATGTTAAACTAAAACAGCAAGTAAAGGAAatggaagaatggaaagaaaaggtgATAACCACTGTCCAAAACACGCAAAATGAGTCCACCCAGCTTCTGGAGGATCTTTATCAACTTCAGGCCCAAGTTTTGGTGGACAGTGATAATAATTCTAAATTACAAGAAGACTACGCTGGTCTGATCCCAAGTTATGAGCAGAATGAAAACCAACTTAAAAACTTGGGACAAGAATTAGCATGAGTTCAGCACAGCATAGGACAGTTTTATAGTGCTAACAATCTTCTTTTAGGAAAACTTGATACCATGTCACCCCAGCTTTCTTCTGGCTCACCATTTACCTCCCAGGCAGCAAAATCCCTTAGAGCAAGTGTGCCTGCTGGGTTGAGTGAGTTTGCTCCTTTTCTTCAAGAAGAGgtagaaaagttaagaaaattgCTACAAGAAAAGGATGCAACAATTAGAACTCTCCaggaaaataataacattttgtctGATTCGATTGCTGCCTCCTCAGAGCTAGAAAGAAAAGTACATGAACAAACTGATTCAGAAATTAAGCAGCTGAAACAGAAACGAGATGTATTACAAAACTTACTTAAGGAAAAAGACCTCTTAATCAAAGCCAAAAGTGATCAGTTACTTTCTACAGATGAAAATTTCACTAacaaagtgaatgaaaatgagctTTTGAAGCAGGCAGTAACAAACatgaaggaaagaatgttaaTTTTATAGACAGACATTtctaaactaaaagtaaaaaatgaaaaactaatagAAACATCCAGAGAAAAGGAATTACAAGAAACTAGCACAAAGTTATCTCTAATGCTTCGAGAAAAAGAGTTGGAGTACCATTCAATGAAAGAGAAGGCCGTTGCTTTTGAGCagttattgaaagaaaaagaacagggtGAGGCTGGGGAGTTAAATCAGCTTTTAAATACAGTTAAGTCAATGCAGGAGAAGACAATTACATTTCAACAGGAGAGAGACCAAGTCATGTTGGccctgaaacagaaacaaatggaaaacagtGCCCTACAGAATGAAGTACAGCACTTACACAACAAAGAAACATGGTTAAAACAGGAGCTCAATAGATTGTGCAATCATCTTTCAGAAAGAGAAGAGTCTCATACTCAGGAATTGTTGGccatggaagacagagaggctaagCTGAGAAACAAAGTCATGTCATTGGAGGAAAAGCTAGTCTTGTCCTCTAATGCAATGGAAAATGCAAACCATCGAGTCAGTGTGCATGCAGAGTCATTGCAAGAGCAATTGCATATCGTCTCTAAGCAAAGGGATCAAACTGCAGCTCAGCTCACTGTCGCTCAGGACCAAATAAAGCAATATGCTCTGTCAATAATTAACCTACAGGTGGACTTAGAGCGCTACCAACAAGAGACAAAAGCAATGTATTCTGCTGAATTAGAAAAACAAGTTATAGCCGAATGGAAGAAAAAggtggaaaatctggaagaaaaggTGTCACTATTACAAGAACATTTGGATGAAGCAAATGCAGCACTGGAGTCAGCAGCCAGACTTACAGAACAGTTAGAGCTAAAGGAAGAACAAATTGaagaactgaaaaaacaaagtGAGCTCCGACAAGAAATGTTGGATGATACACAAAAGAAATTGATGAATTTAGTAAATACCACAGAAGGAAAAGTAGATAAAGTCCTCATGAGAAATCTTCTCATTGGTCATTTCCGCACACCAGTAAACAAGCGACATGAAGTATTATGGTTAATGGGGAGCACTCTTGGTAtgaagaaggaagagatggaaCAACTGTTTAATGAAGATGAAGGAGGTGTTGCTGGGTGGATGACCAACTGGCTTGGAAGAGAACCAAAAAGTGTCCCTAACACACCTCTGACACCAAATCAGCAATGTGTGCTTAATAGCTCTTTTTCAGAGCTTTTTGTTAAATTTCTAAAAGCAGAATCTCACCCATCTATCCCTGCAGCAAAGTGTTCCATTAATGACATAAAATCTCTAGGTTCAGGAGAGAGAAAATTGAACACAAATGCAACCACAAGTTTTAAAGGTACATCAGAACCCAGGGCTGGTAGAAAAGCAGATGTGAATCCATTCTTGGCTCCCTGCTCTGCAGCGGTGCCTCTCACTAACCCAGCTGGACTTGGACATGGTGAGCCCGGGCATCTTCTTTTGAAGCCCATCTCAGATGTTCTGCCCATGTTTATACCTTTGCCAGTGCCACCTGACAATAGCACTTGTATTGTTCTAAAAGCAATAGGTGATTGA